A region of Allocoleopsis franciscana PCC 7113 DNA encodes the following proteins:
- a CDS encoding RNA-guided endonuclease TnpB family protein: protein MKTYVLEDLSGIRNQRRNKKVNKWISSWSFYQLEQFLTYKAEAKGRQVGYVDARYTSQKCSRCKQRHSTNRHKSRFHCKTCGFKAHADINAATNIKDDYILSTTQA, encoded by the coding sequence GTGAAAACTTACGTTCTAGAGGACTTGTCAGGTATCCGCAATCAACGCAGAAACAAGAAGGTTAACAAGTGGATATCTTCTTGGAGCTTCTACCAACTTGAGCAATTTCTGACTTACAAGGCTGAAGCCAAAGGTAGGCAAGTTGGTTACGTGGATGCTCGATACACTTCCCAGAAGTGCAGCCGATGCAAACAGCGTCACAGCACGAATCGGCACAAGTCTCGATTCCACTGTAAAACCTGTGGATTCAAGGCTCACGCCGATATCAATGCCGCGACGAACATCAAAGATGATTACATTCTCTCTACTACTCA